In the genome of Pediococcus claussenii ATCC BAA-344, one region contains:
- the rbsD gene encoding D-ribose pyranase, with protein MKKTKVINSQISTLIAGMGHMDWLSIGDAGMPVPLGTPKVDLAVDKQLPSFIDVLKNVLEELEVQKIYLAEEIKTENPDQLVAIKSLMPNVEIEYVPHSDLKKDLSKTHGFIRTGEMTPYSNIILESGVTF; from the coding sequence ATGAAAAAAACAAAAGTAATAAATTCTCAAATTTCAACGTTGATTGCAGGAATGGGGCACATGGACTGGCTTTCTATTGGTGACGCAGGGATGCCGGTGCCACTAGGGACACCAAAGGTTGATTTAGCAGTTGATAAACAGTTGCCAAGCTTTATTGATGTTTTAAAAAATGTTTTAGAAGAGCTTGAAGTTCAAAAAATTTACTTGGCTGAAGAAATTAAAACGGAAAATCCGGATCAGCTAGTGGCAATAAAGAGTTTAATGCCCAATGTTGAAATTGAATATGTGCCACATTCTGATCTAAAGAAAGATCTAAGTAAGACGCACGGATTTATCCGAACTGGTGAAATGACACCATATTCTAATATTATTTTGGAAAGTGGAGTTACTTTTTAA
- the fucP gene encoding L-fucose:H+ symporter permease, whose protein sequence is MQAVRNKAHGFKQLSDGYLSKTPPFQFMLVSLIFPLWGAAASLNDILITQFKTVFTLNDAATAFVQSAFYGGYFLIAIPASLIIKKNSYKFAIMTGLIFYIVGCGLFFPASRIATYSMFLVAIFAIAIGLSFLETASDTYSSMLGPKKHANARLNFSQTLVPLGDMAGIILGKYLIFGHVGNLAEKMATMHGAERIAYGEQMLQYTLQPYKYILAILVVMLIIFAITPMPSAKATISNAGGEVEEKPSLKDTLKYLWGNRNYKKGIAAQFFYVGMQTTVWSFTIRLALNLNHSITDSAASTYMIYSYLAWFVGKVIANFLMNKFSITKVLTWYSLLGTIALIGAFTIPNMIAVYMAILTSFFFGPEWPTIYAHTLDTVEEKQFTETAGAVLVMAIIGGAIIPAVQGVVSDLSGSMQFSFIVPTICYVIVTWYFYSEHRRELRA, encoded by the coding sequence ATGCAAGCAGTACGTAACAAAGCTCATGGCTTTAAGCAATTATCAGACGGTTATCTAAGTAAAACGCCACCGTTCCAATTTATGCTTGTTTCCTTGATCTTTCCATTGTGGGGAGCGGCAGCTAGTTTAAATGATATTTTAATTACACAATTTAAAACGGTTTTTACGCTGAATGATGCAGCAACAGCGTTTGTGCAGAGTGCTTTCTATGGTGGATATTTTTTGATTGCTATTCCAGCATCATTAATTATTAAGAAAAATAGTTATAAATTTGCAATTATGACTGGACTAATATTCTATATTGTTGGATGTGGATTATTCTTTCCAGCATCCAGGATTGCAACCTATAGTATGTTTTTAGTTGCTATTTTTGCTATTGCAATTGGCTTAAGCTTTTTAGAGACAGCGAGTGATACTTACAGCTCGATGCTTGGACCAAAGAAGCACGCAAATGCTCGTTTAAATTTTTCGCAAACTTTGGTACCACTAGGAGATATGGCTGGAATCATTTTAGGAAAATATTTAATTTTTGGTCATGTTGGGAACTTAGCTGAAAAAATGGCTACAATGCATGGTGCAGAACGAATTGCTTATGGCGAACAGATGTTGCAATACACCCTTCAACCATATAAATATATCTTAGCAATTTTAGTTGTAATGTTAATCATTTTTGCAATTACTCCTATGCCTAGCGCTAAGGCTACCATTTCTAATGCGGGTGGCGAAGTTGAAGAAAAGCCATCGTTAAAAGATACTTTAAAGTATTTATGGGGAAATCGTAACTACAAAAAAGGAATCGCTGCTCAATTCTTTTATGTGGGTATGCAAACCACTGTCTGGTCCTTTACAATTCGCTTGGCATTGAATTTGAATCATAGTATAACTGATAGCGCCGCTTCAACGTATATGATTTATAGTTATCTTGCTTGGTTTGTTGGTAAGGTTATCGCCAACTTTTTGATGAATAAATTTTCAATTACAAAGGTTTTAACTTGGTATTCCCTACTTGGGACAATTGCGCTAATCGGTGCATTTACAATTCCAAATATGATCGCTGTTTATATGGCAATTCTTACAAGTTTCTTCTTTGGACCAGAATGGCCAACAATTTATGCTCATACTCTTGATACTGTTGAAGAAAAGCAATTCACGGAAACAGCAGGTGCCGTACTTGTTATGGCAATCATTGGTGGAGCAATCATTCCTGCTGTTCAAGGTGTTGTATCCGATTTATCTGGTTCAATGCAATTTTCATTCATTGTCCCAACAATTTGCTATGTAATTGTTACATGGTATTTCTATAGTGAACATCGACGAGAATTAAGGGCATAA
- a CDS encoding NlpC/P60 family protein → MKFNSKYSGVVVIPTILLALFTQEKVSADQVTSKESAVRATNVLMAQPKSNQLKVSGSFTAGGTINIRNKPSTSGKIEGSYAGGETVNYDQKVSAEGYDWISWISYSGSRHYMVERVTKTKEMWGKDSNPVFVGGAKDSGGKVKPKVPVKSKVNQILGKARAQIGKPYVWGATGPNSFDCSGLVQYVYASVGIKLPRTSEQQSTCGKAVNMNQLKAGDLLFWSNNGDAYHVGIYTGNGKCLFAPQPGQNIKEQAMSYWMPQFARRVL, encoded by the coding sequence ATGAAGTTTAATTCAAAGTATTCAGGGGTAGTGGTTATTCCGACCATTTTATTGGCATTATTTACGCAGGAGAAGGTTAGCGCGGATCAAGTAACTTCTAAAGAGTCAGCTGTTCGGGCAACCAACGTATTAATGGCACAGCCTAAGAGTAACCAACTTAAGGTTTCAGGAAGTTTTACCGCCGGTGGGACGATTAATATTCGTAATAAGCCTAGCACTTCAGGAAAGATTGAAGGAAGTTATGCGGGTGGAGAGACGGTTAACTACGATCAAAAGGTTTCTGCTGAAGGATATGATTGGATTTCATGGATTAGTTACAGCGGCAGTCGACATTACATGGTGGAAAGGGTTACCAAAACAAAAGAGATGTGGGGGAAGGATAGTAACCCCGTTTTTGTTGGTGGCGCAAAAGATTCAGGTGGCAAGGTTAAACCCAAGGTGCCCGTAAAATCCAAGGTTAATCAGATTTTAGGTAAAGCACGAGCTCAAATTGGTAAGCCTTACGTTTGGGGTGCCACTGGACCTAATAGTTTTGATTGTTCTGGATTAGTACAGTATGTATACGCTAGCGTAGGAATTAAATTACCACGAACCTCGGAACAGCAGTCAACATGTGGTAAGGCTGTGAATATGAACCAACTAAAAGCAGGAGACTTATTGTTTTGGTCGAACAATGGAGATGCTTATCATGTTGGAATCTACACTGGGAACGGAAAATGTTTATTTGCTCCACAGCCGGGCCAAAACATTAAAGAGCAGGCAATGTCGTACTGGATGCCACAATTTGCAAGACGGGTACTTTAA
- a CDS encoding LytR/AlgR family response regulator transcription factor — protein MVSVFICENNSAKLDLYTQIVNNHILINEFDMQVAVSASDSRQIMEYFKHKKVTGGLYFLNIGLGAGDSNGIQVATQIRRLDPLAKIIFISKHIETMYLALEKKVEPMDFIIKTNRLEEIKERIEENIRTVIRRYVRVMSLFEDRFEYRVGLKWRSIALSELIFVESAGQSHKIILHSLKQNDEFYANITDLAKKYPKLYRCHRSYLINPDNVSCYDPKAKQVSFINGDSCTIASRKVSDFKKLMTTTL, from the coding sequence GTGGTTTCAGTATTTATTTGCGAAAATAATTCAGCAAAGTTGGATTTATACACTCAAATAGTCAATAATCATATTTTAATTAATGAGTTTGATATGCAAGTTGCAGTTTCTGCAAGTGATTCACGGCAAATTATGGAGTATTTTAAACACAAGAAAGTAACTGGTGGTCTTTATTTTTTAAATATTGGGCTGGGAGCGGGGGACTCTAATGGGATACAGGTGGCTACTCAGATTAGACGTCTAGATCCACTTGCGAAGATTATTTTTATTTCAAAACACATTGAAACCATGTACTTAGCTTTAGAAAAAAAGGTTGAGCCGATGGATTTTATTATTAAAACAAATCGACTTGAGGAGATAAAAGAACGAATCGAAGAGAACATTCGAACGGTTATTAGGAGATATGTAAGAGTGATGAGTCTGTTTGAAGATCGATTTGAATATAGAGTCGGGTTGAAATGGCGATCAATTGCACTCAGTGAATTAATTTTTGTTGAGTCGGCAGGCCAATCACATAAGATTATTCTCCATAGTCTCAAGCAGAACGATGAATTTTATGCCAATATTACTGATCTCGCTAAGAAATATCCCAAGCTATATCGTTGCCATCGAAGTTACTTGATTAATCCGGATAATGTTTCTTGTTATGATCCTAAAGCTAAACAAGTTAGTTTTATAAATGGCGATAGTTGTACCATTGCATCGCGAAAAGTTAGTGATTTTAAGAAATTAATGACTACAACGTTGTAG